A single genomic interval of Bradyrhizobium sp. AZCC 1693 harbors:
- a CDS encoding response regulator transcription factor, with amino-acid sequence MRVLIVDDHPIVASGCRTVFADEPEVVLLEAADAESGERAFVTERPDICVIDINLPTVSGFELARRILARAASARIIMFSMNDDPVFAARAIEIGAKGYVAKTGDPQDLVEAIREVGKGGVYLPSAIARSIAFAGPAFARSPLSKLTSREMEILRLLSAGKSLSEIAWMVHSSYKTVANTSSIMRQKLGVRTSAELVRLAIESGVA; translated from the coding sequence ATGCGTGTTCTGATCGTCGACGATCATCCCATCGTTGCTTCGGGCTGCCGTACCGTATTTGCCGACGAACCGGAAGTCGTGCTGCTGGAGGCTGCCGATGCGGAAAGCGGCGAACGCGCCTTCGTCACTGAGCGTCCCGATATCTGCGTGATCGATATCAACCTGCCGACCGTGTCGGGCTTCGAACTGGCGCGGCGCATTCTTGCGCGCGCTGCTTCCGCTCGGATCATCATGTTCAGCATGAACGACGATCCGGTCTTCGCCGCGCGCGCCATCGAAATCGGCGCCAAGGGCTATGTGGCCAAGACGGGCGATCCGCAGGATCTGGTCGAGGCCATCCGTGAAGTCGGCAAAGGCGGGGTGTACCTGCCCTCCGCGATCGCGCGCAGCATCGCGTTCGCCGGTCCTGCATTCGCCCGCAGCCCGCTTTCCAAGCTCACTTCTCGGGAGATGGAGATCCTGCGCCTGCTCAGCGCCGGCAAGAGCCTTTCCGAGATCGCGTGGATGGTTCATTCCTCGTACAAAACCGTTGCCAATACGTCGTCGATCATGCGCCAGAAGCTCGGCGTACGAACTTCCGCCGAACTGGTACGGCTGGCAATTGAAAGCGGCGTGGCGTAA
- the gfa gene encoding S-(hydroxymethyl)glutathione synthase, which produces MTVHIHPSVDNGVKKGTGSFAGGTLVCKCSDRPVKVAIKGDVAHNHACGCTKCWKPAGATFSVVAVVPRDNVTVAENGDKLQIVDASATIQRYACKACGTHMYGRIENTGHPFYGLDFIHPELFQEGGWAAPGFAAFVSSVLESGVQPGEMDGIRARLKELGLEPYDCLSPPLMDAISSHVAKAKAKAA; this is translated from the coding sequence ATGACTGTTCATATTCACCCATCGGTCGATAACGGCGTAAAGAAGGGGACCGGCAGTTTTGCCGGCGGCACGCTTGTCTGCAAATGCAGTGACAGGCCGGTCAAGGTCGCCATCAAGGGCGACGTGGCCCACAACCACGCCTGCGGCTGCACCAAATGCTGGAAGCCCGCGGGGGCGACCTTCTCCGTCGTCGCCGTCGTCCCGCGCGACAATGTGACGGTGGCCGAGAACGGCGACAAGCTGCAGATTGTCGACGCGTCGGCGACGATCCAGCGCTATGCCTGCAAGGCCTGCGGCACGCATATGTACGGCCGGATCGAGAACACCGGGCACCCATTCTACGGCCTCGACTTCATCCATCCCGAGTTGTTCCAGGAAGGTGGATGGGCTGCTCCGGGGTTCGCCGCGTTCGTGTCGTCCGTTCTGGAGTCCGGCGTCCAGCCGGGCGAGATGGATGGAATCAGGGCCCGGCTGAAGGAACTCGGGCTCGAGCCTTATGATTGCCTGTCGCCGCCTTTGATGGACGCGATCTCGAGCCACGTGGCCAAGGCCAAGGCCAAAGCGGCGTGA
- a CDS encoding helix-turn-helix domain-containing protein: MSDIVRSLSTSGLTPKRQIQTWSDALTDLCGQFDVDPLEGSSLEARINYTTVSQLKLCQIEASQHRIAHTVSSTKLSEHPYVKILFQTYGISHFEQGGRRIDIMPGDCLAYDVSCPHTIVSPSLTRHEVVIVPKALLHERGFRTAKMLPCKLSARNGTGRIAYDFVHTAFDEANRLSPYNAIGVADSLIDLLLLPLREADTMFDRVGPEAMYIRAQAFIREHLRDPELCIDQISAALGCTKRYLHMLFSDKGMTVSDYIWRARLLHCRQELETQHGKTITDVAFSWGFSSSSHFSRVFRKHFGFAPSTIHKAHCVDPALDAS; encoded by the coding sequence ATGTCTGATATAGTTCGTTCACTCAGCACTTCCGGGTTAACGCCGAAGAGGCAGATCCAAACTTGGTCAGATGCACTGACAGATCTCTGCGGCCAGTTTGATGTCGATCCGCTGGAAGGTTCTTCGCTCGAGGCGCGGATAAATTACACAACCGTCTCGCAGCTGAAACTGTGTCAGATTGAGGCGAGCCAACATCGCATCGCGCACACGGTCTCAAGCACAAAACTGAGCGAACATCCCTACGTCAAGATACTGTTCCAGACCTACGGCATCTCGCATTTCGAGCAGGGCGGCCGTCGCATCGACATCATGCCCGGCGACTGCCTCGCCTATGACGTCTCATGTCCGCACACGATCGTCAGCCCCTCATTGACCCGGCACGAGGTCGTGATCGTTCCAAAGGCACTGCTTCACGAACGCGGCTTCCGCACGGCGAAGATGTTGCCGTGCAAGCTCTCCGCGCGTAACGGCACCGGCCGCATCGCCTACGACTTCGTACACACCGCGTTTGATGAGGCGAACAGGCTGTCGCCCTACAACGCCATCGGCGTCGCCGATTCGCTGATCGATCTGCTGCTGCTGCCGCTGCGCGAAGCCGACACGATGTTCGATCGCGTCGGTCCCGAGGCGATGTACATTCGGGCGCAAGCCTTCATCCGCGAGCATTTGCGCGACCCGGAGCTTTGCATCGACCAGATCTCGGCGGCGTTGGGCTGCACCAAGCGCTATCTGCACATGCTGTTCAGCGACAAGGGCATGACGGTCAGCGATTATATCTGGCGGGCGAGACTGCTGCACTGCCGCCAGGAGCTGGAGACGCAGCACGGCAAGACCATCACGGATGTCGCATTTTCGTGGGGCTTTTCCAGCTCGTCGCACTTCAGCCGCGTGTTCCGGAAGCATTTTGGATTCGCGCCCTCCACCATCCACAAGGCGCATTGCGTCGATCCGGCGCTGGATGCTTCCTGA
- a CDS encoding S-(hydroxymethyl)glutathione dehydrogenase/class III alcohol dehydrogenase — translation MKTRAAVAFEAKKPLEIVEVDLEGPKAGEVLVEIKATGICHTDAYTLDGFDSEGIFPSILGHEGAGIVREVGPGVTSVKAGDHVIPLYTPECRQCKSCLSGKTNLCTAIRATQGKGLMPDGTSRFSYQGKPIYHYMGCSTFSNFTVLPEIAVAKIREDAPFDKSCYIGCGVTTGVGAVVNTAKVTPGANVVVFGLGGIGLNVIQGAKMVGADKIVGVDINDSKEDWGRRFGMTHFVNPTKVSDIVQHLVGLTDGGADYTFDCTGNTTVMRQALEACHRGWGVSVVIGVAESGKEIATRPFQLVTGRVWKGTAFGGARGRTDVPKIVDWYMNGKIEIDPMITHVLKLEEINHGFDLMHQGKSIRSVVVF, via the coding sequence ATGAAGACCCGCGCTGCTGTCGCGTTCGAAGCCAAGAAGCCTCTCGAAATCGTTGAGGTTGATCTGGAAGGCCCAAAAGCTGGTGAGGTTCTCGTCGAGATAAAGGCGACCGGAATCTGCCACACCGATGCCTATACGCTTGATGGATTCGACAGCGAAGGAATCTTTCCGTCGATCCTCGGTCATGAAGGCGCAGGCATCGTCCGCGAAGTTGGGCCGGGCGTGACGTCGGTCAAGGCCGGCGATCACGTGATTCCGCTCTACACGCCGGAATGCCGCCAGTGCAAAAGTTGCCTGAGCGGCAAGACCAATCTTTGTACCGCCATCCGCGCCACGCAGGGCAAGGGGCTGATGCCGGACGGCACCTCGCGCTTCAGTTATCAGGGCAAGCCGATCTACCACTATATGGGCTGCTCGACATTCTCGAACTTTACCGTGCTGCCGGAGATCGCGGTGGCAAAGATTCGCGAGGACGCGCCGTTCGACAAGAGCTGTTACATCGGTTGCGGGGTGACCACGGGCGTTGGCGCCGTGGTGAATACCGCCAAGGTGACACCGGGCGCCAACGTCGTCGTATTTGGTCTCGGCGGTATTGGGCTCAACGTCATCCAGGGCGCGAAGATGGTGGGCGCCGACAAGATCGTCGGCGTCGACATCAACGATTCCAAGGAGGATTGGGGCCGCCGTTTTGGCATGACGCATTTCGTCAACCCGACCAAGGTCAGCGACATCGTCCAGCATCTGGTTGGACTGACCGACGGCGGCGCCGACTACACCTTCGACTGCACCGGCAATACCACCGTGATGCGGCAGGCCCTCGAGGCGTGCCATCGCGGCTGGGGCGTCTCGGTCGTTATCGGGGTCGCTGAGTCCGGCAAGGAAATCGCCACCCGGCCGTTCCAATTGGTGACCGGCCGCGTCTGGAAGGGAACGGCCTTTGGCGGCGCGCGCGGCCGCACGGATGTGCCGAAAATCGTCGACTGGTACATGAATGGAAAGATCGAAATCGATCCGATGATCACACACGTCCTGAAGCTGGAGGAGATCAACCACGGATTCGATCTCATGCATCAGGGCAAGTCGATCCGCTCGGTTGTCGTGTTCTGA
- a CDS encoding c-type cytochrome, methanol metabolism-related, with the protein MLVATGPAAHAADDPTAVKSEDGKYLDKEGNPTFKVAPDGTVDWYTYSGYRRYHSECHVCHGPDGMGSTYAPALQESLKTMSYGDFLGVVASGRKNVNTAQESVMPAFGDNPNVACYMDDLYVYLRARAYDAVGRVRPAKREDKPDAYTEAEKSCMGAK; encoded by the coding sequence ATGCTTGTGGCGACGGGACCGGCTGCCCACGCTGCGGACGATCCGACCGCCGTCAAATCTGAGGATGGCAAATATCTCGACAAGGAAGGAAACCCGACCTTCAAGGTCGCGCCGGACGGGACGGTCGACTGGTACACCTATTCCGGCTACCGCCGCTATCACTCAGAATGCCATGTCTGCCATGGCCCTGACGGGATGGGATCGACCTACGCGCCGGCGCTACAGGAGTCACTGAAGACGATGAGTTATGGCGATTTCCTGGGCGTAGTCGCCAGCGGTCGCAAGAACGTCAACACCGCGCAAGAGAGCGTTATGCCGGCGTTCGGCGATAATCCGAATGTCGCCTGCTACATGGACGACCTCTACGTCTATTTGCGTGCCCGCGCATATGACGCGGTCGGGCGGGTGCGACCTGCCAAGCGTGAAGACAAACCCGACGCCTACACTGAGGCAGAGAAGTCCTGCATGGGAGCCAAATGA
- the xoxF5 gene encoding lanthanide-dependent methanol dehydrogenase XoxF5 — protein sequence MRKVLSAACVGAMATFAVGVAYANEELSKMAQNPKDWVMPAGDYANTRYSKLNQITAANVGKLQVAWTFSTGVLRGHEGGPLIIGNIMYVHTPFPNKVYALDLSQENKIVWKYEPKQDPNVIPVMCCDTVNRGVAYGDGKIILHQADTTLVALDAKTGQVAWSVKNGDPGKGATGTSAPLVVKDKVLIGISGGEFGVQCHVTAYDLKTGKQAWRAFSEGPDDQIMVDPVSTTELGKPVGKDSSVKTWQGDQWKIGGGCTWGWISYDPALNLVYYGSGNPSTWNPKQRPGDNKWSMTVWARNPDTGMAKWVYQMTPHDEWDYDGVNEMILSDQQVGGAERKLLTHFDRNGLAYTLDRATGELLVAEKYDPKVNWTTGVDMNKSSPTYGRPKVVDQYSTEKGGEDKNTKGICPAALGTKDEQPAAYSPDTQLFYVPTNHVCMDYEPFKVSYTAGQPYVGATLSMYPPQGESHMGNFIAWDGKTGKIVWSNKEQFSVWSGALATAGGVVFYGTLEGYLKAVDAKTGKELYKFKTPSGIIGNVTTYEQGGRQYVAVLSGVGGWAGIGLAAGLTDPTAGLGAVGGYAALSNYTALGGTLTVFALPQ from the coding sequence ATGCGCAAGGTGCTATCCGCTGCCTGTGTCGGCGCCATGGCGACATTCGCCGTCGGCGTCGCGTATGCCAACGAAGAGCTGAGCAAGATGGCGCAGAACCCGAAAGACTGGGTGATGCCCGCCGGCGATTACGCGAATACACGCTACTCGAAACTGAACCAGATCACCGCGGCCAATGTCGGCAAGCTCCAAGTTGCCTGGACCTTCTCGACCGGCGTGCTGCGCGGCCATGAAGGCGGGCCGCTCATCATCGGCAACATTATGTACGTCCACACGCCGTTCCCAAACAAGGTCTATGCTCTTGACCTTTCGCAGGAGAACAAGATCGTCTGGAAGTATGAGCCCAAGCAGGATCCGAACGTCATTCCGGTGATGTGCTGCGACACGGTGAATCGCGGCGTGGCTTATGGCGACGGCAAGATAATCCTGCACCAGGCCGACACGACGCTGGTCGCCCTCGATGCCAAGACCGGCCAGGTTGCGTGGAGCGTGAAGAACGGCGATCCGGGCAAAGGCGCCACGGGCACCTCCGCGCCGCTCGTGGTCAAGGACAAGGTCCTGATCGGCATTTCCGGCGGCGAGTTCGGCGTGCAATGTCACGTCACAGCCTACGATCTCAAGACCGGCAAGCAGGCCTGGCGCGCCTTCTCCGAAGGACCGGACGACCAGATCATGGTCGATCCCGTCAGTACCACCGAACTCGGCAAGCCGGTCGGCAAGGACTCGAGCGTCAAGACTTGGCAGGGCGATCAGTGGAAGATCGGCGGCGGCTGCACATGGGGCTGGATATCCTATGATCCCGCTCTGAACCTCGTCTATTACGGTTCGGGCAACCCCTCGACCTGGAACCCGAAGCAGCGTCCCGGCGACAATAAGTGGTCGATGACCGTCTGGGCGCGCAATCCGGATACCGGCATGGCCAAGTGGGTCTACCAGATGACGCCGCACGATGAATGGGACTATGACGGCGTCAACGAAATGATCCTCAGCGATCAGCAGGTCGGTGGCGCAGAGCGCAAGCTGCTGACGCATTTCGATCGCAATGGTTTGGCTTATACTCTGGACCGTGCAACCGGCGAACTCCTGGTCGCCGAGAAGTACGATCCGAAGGTCAACTGGACCACCGGCGTCGACATGAACAAGAGCTCGCCGACCTACGGGCGTCCCAAGGTGGTCGATCAGTACTCGACCGAAAAGGGCGGCGAAGACAAGAACACCAAGGGCATCTGCCCGGCCGCGCTCGGCACCAAGGACGAGCAGCCGGCAGCCTATTCGCCCGATACGCAACTGTTCTACGTGCCGACCAACCACGTCTGCATGGACTACGAGCCGTTCAAGGTGAGCTACACCGCGGGCCAGCCCTATGTTGGTGCGACGCTCTCGATGTATCCGCCTCAGGGCGAAAGCCACATGGGCAATTTCATTGCCTGGGACGGCAAGACCGGCAAGATCGTCTGGTCGAACAAGGAGCAGTTCTCGGTGTGGTCGGGAGCGCTCGCCACCGCTGGCGGCGTGGTGTTCTACGGAACGCTCGAAGGCTATCTGAAGGCAGTCGATGCCAAGACCGGCAAGGAACTTTACAAGTTCAAGACCCCGTCGGGCATCATCGGCAACGTCACGACCTATGAGCAGGGCGGCAGGCAGTACGTGGCTGTGTTGTCCGGCGTCGGCGGCTGGGCGGGTATCGGCCTTGCCGCAGGTCTGACCGATCCGACGGCAGGTCTCGGCGCGGTCGGTGGCTATGCCGCGCTGAGCAACTATACCGCGCTCGGCGGCACGCTCACCGTGTTCGCACTGCCGCAGTAA
- a CDS encoding ATP-binding protein: MWQKLSLRGRINLLLALGLTLGLAINIARLVVEAGPRVRAEDQSVIRLAREFVETIVPGLNEASDPDARLNQIVRDLSRLRHVSIARQGDTSAGEGSGNGDDERSPPAWFIALVHPETTAVSVPITIHGKPQSLVITSHPNDEMAEIWDGIVTQLAIGSAIAITLFLVMMTVVGRALAPLQALSQAMANIEAGQYGSRVEPGGAPELAALCAKLNHLAGALGEAVEDKRRLAERTVSLQDMERKEIARELHDEFGPYLFTLRAHAGALMRLSEDGRAAGADAQRKHGAAILEQINALQQFNRRILEKLRPVGLAELGLGEALGVLLRLWRESRPDVTIDANIACAPEQTGEVIDLTVYRIVQEALTNAFRHADATSVSVTVEQAAGMDGNRGCALVRISDNGRGLAPDHKHGFGLIGMRERILALGGTLKVVSGHGGVTVEAVVPHGSHH; this comes from the coding sequence ATGTGGCAGAAATTATCGTTGCGTGGGCGGATCAACTTGTTGCTGGCATTGGGTCTGACGCTCGGTCTGGCCATCAATATCGCGCGGCTGGTGGTTGAGGCGGGCCCGCGTGTTCGGGCCGAGGATCAAAGCGTCATACGGCTGGCGCGCGAATTCGTGGAGACGATTGTTCCCGGCCTGAACGAGGCGTCGGACCCGGATGCGCGGCTGAACCAGATCGTTCGCGACCTCAGCCGGCTCCGGCACGTCAGCATCGCGCGGCAGGGCGATACCTCCGCAGGCGAGGGCTCCGGCAACGGCGATGACGAACGGTCGCCGCCGGCATGGTTCATCGCGCTCGTTCATCCGGAAACGACCGCGGTGAGCGTCCCCATCACCATCCACGGGAAGCCGCAATCGCTCGTGATCACGTCGCATCCGAATGATGAAATGGCCGAGATCTGGGATGGGATCGTAACCCAGCTTGCGATCGGCTCCGCCATTGCGATCACCCTCTTTCTGGTGATGATGACGGTGGTTGGGCGGGCGCTGGCGCCGCTGCAGGCGCTTTCGCAGGCCATGGCGAACATCGAGGCCGGGCAATATGGTTCGCGCGTCGAGCCCGGTGGCGCGCCCGAACTGGCGGCGCTCTGTGCCAAGCTGAACCACCTTGCCGGCGCCCTCGGCGAGGCCGTCGAGGACAAGCGCCGGCTCGCCGAACGCACGGTCTCGCTGCAGGATATGGAGCGCAAGGAGATTGCGCGCGAGCTGCACGACGAATTTGGGCCCTATCTCTTTACGCTGCGCGCCCACGCCGGCGCGCTGATGCGGCTTTCGGAAGACGGGCGCGCGGCGGGCGCGGATGCGCAGCGCAAGCATGGCGCCGCCATCCTGGAGCAGATCAATGCGCTCCAGCAGTTCAACCGCCGGATACTGGAAAAGCTGCGGCCCGTCGGGCTGGCGGAGCTTGGACTTGGCGAGGCGCTTGGCGTGCTCTTGCGGTTGTGGCGGGAGTCCCGTCCCGACGTAACCATCGATGCGAACATTGCGTGCGCGCCGGAACAGACCGGAGAAGTCATCGACTTGACAGTTTACCGCATCGTTCAGGAAGCCCTGACGAACGCGTTCCGCCACGCCGACGCGACTTCCGTCAGCGTCACGGTCGAGCAGGCCGCGGGAATGGATGGAAATCGCGGCTGCGCCCTGGTGCGCATCAGCGACAACGGCCGTGGTCTGGCGCCGGATCACAAGCACGGCTTCGGCCTGATCGGCATGCGCGAGAGAATATTGGCGCTGGGCGGAACGCTGAAAGTCGTCTCCGGCCACGGAGGCGTGACGGTGGAGGCGGTCGTCCCGCACGGATCGCATCATTAA
- a CDS encoding TonB-dependent receptor, translated as MGVRLLLVGTISICVVPGTDCAQAQTAPRDSEVLPAIEVVAPATAAKPARSRGAPQAAPRNLRRVFVYPTAPTTTASSGMDVDKVPASINAVGAGQIARTGSLNIADALQQQVPGIIISDTTGNPFQPDIQFRGFVASPVAGTPQGLAVYQNGVRVNEAFGDTVNWDLIPTAAIRSVTVVTNNPAFGLNALGGAVNVLMKNGFNYQGAEINTMGGSFGRIQSSAQWGKQIDNFSVYGALEGARDNGHRNFSESAIRRFYGDVGYRTDSSEFHLNMGVASNNFGAAAAVPVELLQNYWGATYTTPQTTANRVAYANLTGKVEVTPTWTIDGSARVRAFQQKTVDGNPTATQPCLADSTLLCFNEETAPGAPANGLNGVQLANPFPDTAVLGQIDRTSTRSVTTGATLQATNTDQLFGHNNQFMIGTSIDSSVTRFGATAELGTIGPNYVVSGSGIFLGPSGIPISIGPVSLRATNRYTGLYALDTFDVTDAFSITGGGRFNHASVVLQDQIGTDLNGNHTFSRFNPTIGGTYKITPELTAYAGYSEANRAPTPLELACADPARPCIIGAFLIADPPLKQVISRTVEAGFRGTKELNIGTLGWKVGAFRATNADDILAIPSPLQGFGYFQNVGRTRRQGIEAQVNLTSKTLQLYASYALVDARFLDALELNSHSPFADPFSETIQVLPGNRIPAIPRNRVKFGIDYSVTDAFKVGGDALFVGSQYFVGDESNQAARLPGYSVFNLHASYQINKTFQIYGRVDNILDNRYATYGTFFDTGDVPNFANGGAQFTDARSVSPARPRAFYAGLKATF; from the coding sequence ATGGGCGTACGTTTGCTGCTGGTCGGGACAATCTCGATATGCGTGGTTCCCGGGACTGACTGTGCTCAGGCCCAAACTGCGCCCCGAGACAGCGAGGTCTTGCCCGCGATCGAGGTCGTCGCCCCGGCCACAGCCGCCAAGCCGGCCCGCAGCAGAGGTGCCCCCCAGGCCGCCCCCAGGAACCTGCGCAGGGTTTTCGTCTACCCGACCGCGCCCACGACGACGGCCAGCTCGGGAATGGATGTCGACAAGGTGCCGGCAAGCATCAACGCGGTCGGGGCAGGGCAGATCGCACGCACCGGATCGCTGAACATTGCGGATGCGCTGCAGCAGCAGGTTCCGGGCATCATCATCAGCGACACGACCGGCAATCCGTTTCAGCCGGACATCCAGTTCCGTGGGTTTGTCGCGTCTCCTGTCGCCGGCACTCCCCAGGGGCTGGCGGTCTACCAGAACGGCGTGCGCGTCAACGAAGCGTTCGGCGACACCGTCAACTGGGACTTGATCCCGACGGCGGCGATCAGGTCGGTCACCGTCGTGACCAACAATCCCGCGTTCGGCCTCAATGCCTTGGGCGGCGCGGTTAATGTGCTGATGAAGAACGGCTTCAATTATCAGGGCGCCGAAATCAACACGATGGGCGGTTCGTTCGGACGTATCCAAAGTTCGGCGCAATGGGGCAAGCAGATCGACAATTTTTCCGTCTATGGCGCGCTGGAAGGAGCACGCGACAACGGACACCGCAATTTTTCGGAATCGGCCATCCGGCGCTTCTATGGTGATGTCGGTTACCGAACCGACAGCAGTGAATTTCACCTCAACATGGGCGTCGCCAGCAACAATTTTGGCGCGGCGGCGGCGGTGCCGGTCGAATTGCTGCAAAACTATTGGGGCGCGACCTACACCACGCCGCAGACCACGGCCAACCGTGTTGCCTACGCCAATCTGACCGGAAAGGTCGAGGTTACACCGACCTGGACGATCGATGGTTCGGCGCGTGTCCGCGCCTTCCAGCAAAAGACAGTGGATGGCAATCCGACCGCCACCCAGCCATGTCTCGCCGATTCGACCCTGCTTTGCTTCAACGAAGAAACCGCGCCCGGAGCCCCGGCGAATGGGCTCAACGGGGTCCAGCTCGCAAATCCCTTCCCCGACACTGCGGTGCTGGGGCAGATCGACCGAACGTCGACCCGTTCAGTCACGACCGGTGCGACCCTGCAGGCAACCAACACCGATCAGTTGTTCGGCCACAACAACCAGTTCATGATTGGCACCAGCATCGACTCCAGCGTCACCCGCTTCGGGGCAACCGCGGAATTGGGCACGATCGGTCCAAACTACGTCGTCAGCGGCAGCGGCATATTCCTCGGCCCGTCCGGCATTCCGATTTCGATCGGCCCGGTCTCGCTTCGCGCGACCAACCGGTACACCGGCCTCTATGCGCTCGATACCTTCGACGTGACCGACGCGTTTTCAATTACGGGCGGCGGCCGGTTCAACCATGCAAGCGTCGTGCTCCAGGATCAGATCGGTACCGATCTCAACGGCAATCACACGTTCAGCCGCTTCAATCCGACTATCGGCGGCACCTACAAGATCACGCCGGAACTGACGGCCTATGCGGGGTATTCCGAAGCCAATCGCGCACCGACCCCGCTGGAGCTCGCATGCGCCGACCCTGCGCGTCCCTGCATCATCGGGGCCTTCCTGATTGCGGATCCGCCGCTGAAACAGGTCATATCCCGTACCGTTGAGGCCGGATTCCGCGGCACCAAGGAGTTGAATATCGGAACGCTGGGCTGGAAGGTCGGCGCGTTCCGGGCGACCAATGCCGATGACATCCTGGCGATTCCCAGTCCGTTGCAGGGCTTTGGCTACTTCCAGAACGTAGGTCGGACGCGGCGCCAGGGCATCGAGGCCCAAGTCAATCTGACGTCGAAGACGCTGCAACTCTATGCTAGCTATGCCCTCGTGGATGCGCGCTTCCTCGACGCCTTGGAACTCAACTCTCACAGCCCGTTCGCCGATCCCTTCAGTGAGACTATCCAGGTCCTGCCGGGCAACCGAATCCCCGCGATCCCGCGCAACCGGGTCAAGTTTGGCATCGATTATTCGGTCACTGACGCTTTCAAAGTCGGCGGCGATGCGTTGTTCGTCGGCAGCCAGTATTTTGTCGGCGATGAATCCAACCAGGCGGCGAGGCTGCCCGGGTATTCGGTTTTCAACCTGCACGCTTCGTACCAGATCAACAAGACGTTTCAGATCTACGGTCGCGTCGACAACATCCTGGATAACCGCTACGCGACTTACGGGACGTTCTTCGATACCGGTGATGTGCCCAATTTCGCCAATGGCGGCGCGCAGTTCACGGACGCCCGCTCTGTCAGTCCGGCGCGGCCGCGCGCTTTCTATGCAGGGCTGAAGGCGACCTTCTAG